One part of the Nymphaea colorata isolate Beijing-Zhang1983 chromosome 8, ASM883128v2, whole genome shotgun sequence genome encodes these proteins:
- the LOC116258890 gene encoding phosphatidylinositol 4-phosphate 5-kinase 1-like, which produces MMKRGEDELEEVVVSNSEASTTRRPQTAKRVTPTTYLFPAAAAAAITTIDHLNATIAAAGEAPLQTRVVERVLPNGDIYSGAFSGSLPHGVGKYVWSDGCMYEGEWRHGKTCGKGKFSWPSGATYEGEFKSGFMEGYGTFTGAGGDTYRGMWSGNQKHGSGKKIYANGDVYEGCWKRNLQDGRGRYVWKNGNQYVGEWRSGVIWGKGELVWANGDRYRGRWENGFPTGKGEFTWADGSVYRGNWSRDPKHQSGVFYPATLHRRNSSSGFAECRSLSVDSGVGGVMGMSRKRSSADGRFSRNFDRICIWDSDGEAGDITCDIIDGNSVFWKGDGGGGGGLGYLRRVTPGRFSSEAKKQGQAISKGHKNYELMLNLQLGIRYSVGKSSASRMLDLRPADFDPNERVWIRFPPEGSKTTPPHQSVEFRWKDYCPAVFRHLRHLFKIDPADYMLSICGNDALRVLSSPGKSGSFFYLTHDDRFMIKTVKKSEVKVLLRMLHSYYYHIQEYENSLVTKFYGVHCVKPVGGQKVRFIVMGNLFCSEHRIHRRFDLKGSSYGRSTDKPEGEIDETTTLKDLDLNFVFRLERHWFQELLRQVDRDCQFLETERIMDYSLLVGLHFCDPFTAKTDFLKDSFSSPCKERTDLSWFQEDKNRFQAACKPLVRLGANMPARVEQVVRRSDFEYSQSNGCGSPGAQVYDVILYFGIIDILQDYDISKKLEHAYKSFQVDPISISAVDPKLYSKRFRDFISRIFMEDY; this is translated from the exons ATGATGAAGAGGGGAGAGGACGAGCTAGAGGAGGTCGTGGTGTCGAACTCGGAGGCATCCACCACACGGCGGCCCCAGACGGCCAAGAGGGTGACGCCCACCACCTACCTTTTCCCCGCTGCCGCTGCAGCCGCCATCACCACCATCGACCACCTGAACGCCACCATCGCAGCCGCCGGCGAAGCTCCGTTGCAGACTCGGGTCGTGGAGAGGGTGCTTCCCAATGGGGACATCTACTCGGGGGCGTTCTCGGGGAGCCTCCCTCATGGCGTCGGCAAGTACGTCTGGTCCGACGGGTGCATGTACGAAGGCGAGTGGCGTCACGGAAAGACCTGTGGGAAGGGCAAGTTCTCGTGGCCCTCCGGCGCCACCTACGAGGGGGAGTTCAAATCCGGCTTTATGGAAGGCTACGGCACCTTCACCGGCGCCGGTGGAGACACCTACAGGGGAATGTGGTCGGGGAACCAGAAGCACGGGTCCGGCAAGAAGATCTACGCAAATGGAGACGTCTACGAGGGCTGCTGGAAGAGGAATTTGCAGGACGGGCGCGGGAGGTACGTCTGGAAAAACGGAAACCAATACGTCGGAGAATGGCGTTCCGGAGTCATCTGGGGAAAGGGGGAACTCGTCTGGGCAAACGGAGACCGGTACAGAGGGCGGTGGGAGAATGGCTTCCCGACAGGGAAGGGGGAGTTTACGTGGGCCGATGGGAGCGTCTACCGCGGAAATTGGAGCCGCGATCCCAAGCACCAGAGCGGCGTGTTCTACCCGGCGACACTGCATCGCCGGAACTCGAGCTCCGGATTCGCGGAATGCCGGAGCCTTAGTGTCGATAGTGGTGTAGGTGGGGTGATGGGGATGTCGAGGAAGAGGTCGTCAGCTGATGGGAGGTTTAGCCGGAACTTCGACAGAATCTGCATTTGGGATTCAGATGGGGAGGCCGGAGATATCACATGCGATATCATTGACGGGAACTCTGTGTTTTGGAAAggagatggtggtggtggaggtggtcTTGGGTACCTCAGGAGGGTCACCCCCGGAAGGTTCTCCAGCGAAGCTAAGAAGCAAGGCCAGGCCATATCAAAAGGACACAAGAATTATGAATTGATGCTGAATCTGCAATTGGGCATAAG ATATTCGGTGGGGAAATCCTCAGCATCACGAATGCTGGATCTGAGACCAGCGGATTTTGATCCGAATGAGAGGGTCTGGATCAGATTCCCGCCGGAGGGATCCAAGACTACTCCTCCACACCAGTCCGTTGAGTTTAGATGGAAAGATTACTGCCCCGCTGTTTTCAG GCACTTGCGTCACCTTTTCAAGATTGATCCAGCTGATTACATGCTGTCTATTTGTGGAAATGATGCTCTTCGAGTTCTTTCATCTCCTGGAAAAAGCGGCAGTTTCTTCTACCTTACCCATGATGACCGCTTCATGATAAAGACTGTGAAAAAATCAGAAGTGAAG GTTCTTCTTCGAATGCTTCATAGTTATTACTATCACATCCAGGAGTACGAGAATTCTCTTGTAACCAAGTTCTATGGTGTTCATTGTGTGAAGCCTGTTGGTGGTCAGAAG GTTCGCTTCATTGTCATGGGAAATTTGTTCTGCTCAGAGCATCGCATACATAGACGATTTGATCTGAAGGGTTCCTCATATGGACGTTCTACTGACAAGCCCGAGGGGGAGATTGATGAAACTACCACCCTCAAAGACCTTGATCTTAACTTTGTCTTCCGTCTTGAAAGACATTGGTTCCAGGAACTACTAAG GCAAGTTGACAGAGACTGCCAATTTTTGGAGACTGAGCGGATCATGGACTACAGTCTTTTGGTGGGTCTTCATTTTTGTGATCCTTTCACTGCCAAGACAGACTTCTTGAAGGATTCCTTTAGTTCACCTT GCAAGGAGAGAACAGATCTTTCTTGGTTTCAGGAGGATAAAAATCGATTTCAGGCTGCCTG TAAGCCATTGGTAAGGCTCGGTGCAAATATGCCTGCTAGGGTGGAGCAGGTGGTCCGGAGAAGTGATTTTGAGTATAGTCAATCAAATGGTTGTGGTTCTCCTGGGGCCCAAGTGTATGATGTGATTCTGTATTTTGGAATAATTGACATACTTCAAGACTACGATATCAGCAAGAAACTGGAGCATGCCTACAAGTCTTTCCAGGTCGATCCTATCTCAATATCGGCCGTGGATCCAAAGCTGTATTCAAAAAGATTCAGGGACTTCATTAGCAGGATCTTCATGGAGGACTACTGA